A genomic window from Cupriavidus basilensis includes:
- a CDS encoding DUF350 domain-containing protein, whose translation MQAIYAYVLHLLAGLALLAVFVGVYTRITPFREFALIRQGNLAAALSLSGAMIGFCFTLSSSIQHNDTFLMFLVWSVGAMLVQALAYAGLARALPDMDAAIESNNIGMGGLMGAISVTVGLINAACLS comes from the coding sequence ATGCAAGCCATCTACGCCTACGTGCTGCACCTGCTGGCCGGCCTTGCCCTGCTGGCGGTGTTCGTCGGAGTCTACACCAGGATCACGCCGTTTCGCGAGTTCGCGCTGATCCGCCAGGGCAACCTCGCGGCAGCGCTTTCGCTGTCGGGGGCGATGATCGGTTTTTGCTTTACGCTGTCGTCCAGCATCCAGCACAACGACACCTTCCTGATGTTCCTGGTGTGGTCGGTGGGGGCGATGCTGGTGCAGGCGCTGGCCTACGCGGGCCTGGCGCGCGCGCTGCCCGACATGGATGCGGCGATCGAATCGAACAATATCGGCATGGGCGGCCTGATGGGCGCTATTTCAGTGACGGTCGGCTTGATCAATGCCGCCTGCCTGTCCTGA
- a CDS encoding polyamine aminopropyltransferase, whose product MPFPASFPASLPASSPTPDSLAPMRDRTLVLSVLIVASCGLGYELIAGALSSYLLGDSILQFSSIIGCYLFAMGVGSWLSRYVKDEDVLARFIDIEILIGLLGGISAALLFVVFAWLSAPFRTALYAMVFVLGVLVGMEIPLVMRVLNTRRTAFSELVSRVLTFDYLGALAVSLVFPLVLAPRLGLSRTGFLFGMLNAGVALVTIHIFRDELKPVMSRMLRASLVLVLLAGGFLASGRLTHWAERGMFGDEIIHSESTPYQRLVITRWKDDMRLYINGNLQFSSRDEHRYHEALVHPVLQALPWARRVLVIGGGDGLAVREILKHKNIEHVTLVDLDPAMTTLFSRSEPLVALNQGSLKDARVQVVNADAAQWMEQHNEMFDAIIVDLPDPSNFGLGKLYSVPMYKLMSHHLAEKGYAVVQSTSPYFAPRSFWDIDATLREAGLHTWPYHAYVPSFGEWGFILAGKRDDYTPPTRYTVPLKFLDADSTALMFRFPADMAPREARANRLNEQSLVHDFEQDWRNVIR is encoded by the coding sequence CTGCCCTTTCCAGCGTCCTTCCCGGCTTCCCTCCCGGCTTCCTCTCCGACCCCCGATTCCCTAGCCCCGATGCGCGACCGTACCCTTGTTCTTTCGGTGTTGATCGTGGCGTCCTGCGGGCTCGGCTACGAGCTGATCGCAGGCGCCCTGTCCAGCTACCTGCTGGGCGACTCCATCCTCCAGTTCTCCTCCATCATCGGCTGCTACCTGTTCGCCATGGGCGTGGGCTCGTGGCTGTCGCGCTATGTGAAGGATGAGGACGTGCTGGCGCGCTTCATCGATATCGAGATCCTGATCGGCCTGCTCGGCGGCATCTCCGCGGCACTCCTGTTCGTGGTGTTTGCCTGGCTGTCCGCGCCCTTTCGCACCGCGCTCTACGCCATGGTGTTCGTGCTCGGCGTGCTGGTAGGCATGGAGATCCCGCTGGTCATGCGGGTGCTCAACACGCGCCGCACCGCCTTCAGCGAATTGGTCAGCCGCGTGCTGACGTTCGACTACCTTGGCGCGCTGGCCGTCTCGCTGGTGTTCCCGCTAGTGCTGGCGCCGCGCCTGGGGCTGTCGCGCACCGGCTTTTTGTTCGGCATGCTCAATGCGGGCGTGGCGCTCGTCACCATCCACATCTTCCGCGACGAACTCAAGCCGGTGATGTCGCGCATGCTGCGCGCCTCGCTGGTGCTGGTGCTGCTGGCGGGTGGCTTCCTGGCCTCGGGGCGGCTGACCCACTGGGCCGAGCGCGGCATGTTTGGCGACGAGATCATCCATAGCGAAAGCACGCCGTACCAGCGCCTGGTGATCACGCGCTGGAAGGACGACATGCGCCTCTATATCAACGGCAACCTGCAGTTCTCCTCGCGCGACGAGCACCGCTACCACGAGGCGCTGGTGCATCCCGTGCTGCAGGCACTGCCGTGGGCGCGCCGCGTGCTGGTGATCGGCGGCGGCGACGGACTGGCCGTGCGCGAGATCCTCAAGCACAAGAACATCGAACACGTGACGCTGGTCGACCTCGACCCCGCCATGACCACGCTGTTCTCGCGCAGCGAGCCGCTGGTGGCGCTGAACCAGGGCTCGCTCAAGGACGCGCGCGTGCAGGTGGTCAATGCGGATGCCGCGCAATGGATGGAGCAGCACAACGAGATGTTCGACGCCATCATCGTCGACCTGCCCGACCCGTCCAACTTCGGCCTGGGCAAGCTGTACTCGGTGCCGATGTACAAGCTGATGTCGCACCATCTCGCGGAGAAGGGCTATGCCGTGGTGCAGTCCACCTCGCCGTATTTTGCGCCGCGCTCGTTCTGGGATATCGACGCCACGCTGCGCGAGGCGGGCCTGCATACCTGGCCCTACCACGCCTATGTGCCGTCCTTCGGCGAATGGGGCTTCATCCTTGCGGGCAAGCGCGACGACTACACGCCGCCCACGCGCTACACCGTGCCGCTCAAATTCCTCGACGCCGACAGCACCGCGCTGATGTTCCGCTTCCCGGCCGACATGGCGCCGCGCGAGGCGCGTGCCAACCGGCTCAACGAGCAGTCGCTGGTGCATGACTTTGAGCAGGACTGGCGCAATGTCATTCGCTGA
- a CDS encoding NAD(P)/FAD-dependent oxidoreductase, producing MDRRRFLIAGAGASGLGLLSGCDRLGDDTRRFLAGVGLREPMPVVLRPGMAEGHALRDAASWPSTVSAQDEIVTDVAILGGGVAGLSAAWQLARGGLKDFLLVDGPEFGGNAAAGSFGGDLAFPRGAHYLPLPSPESTHIREMLADTGVIQRDPFAARPEFDERALVHAPDERLFFAGKWHDGLLPSDAAPEQEAAQHARFLARVEQLKSARGSDGRKAFAIPLALASQDPAWTRLDQQSMRQWMLTEGFTAPTLHTYVDYCCRDDYGAGHELISAWAGLYYFASRAGHASDAADGAVLTWPDGLHALVTRLSARIDAHRGVKPGAQPWRRPGMALQVQEQGRGVSVLCAWWPDGVGARPPRIYRIRARRVICAMPLHVAARVAPLREFGFDPARHLPPTASWLVSSFRLQGFPPEAPGVPLAWDNVVHGGRGLGYVVSTHQLIRQAKPAATVFTAYCPLDFAASPGAAPRSLADTRRWLAEASAAELMDYATTDLRTVYGRAFWRHADAVEITVRGHAMASPRTGFLGNAGAAALRAADGRILFAHADLSGVSVFEEAAWWGTRAARNILG from the coding sequence ATGGACCGCCGCCGCTTCCTGATCGCCGGCGCTGGCGCGAGCGGCCTGGGCTTGCTGTCCGGCTGCGATCGCCTGGGCGACGATACCAGGCGCTTCCTGGCCGGCGTCGGCCTGCGCGAGCCCATGCCCGTGGTGCTGCGCCCCGGCATGGCCGAAGGCCACGCGCTGCGCGATGCCGCCAGTTGGCCGTCGACCGTTTCCGCACAGGACGAGATCGTGACCGATGTTGCCATCCTCGGCGGCGGCGTGGCCGGGCTCAGCGCCGCGTGGCAGCTGGCGCGCGGCGGCCTGAAGGACTTCCTGCTGGTGGATGGCCCGGAGTTCGGCGGCAACGCGGCGGCCGGAAGTTTCGGCGGCGACCTGGCCTTCCCGCGCGGCGCGCACTATCTGCCCCTGCCCTCGCCCGAATCCACGCACATCCGCGAGATGCTGGCCGACACCGGCGTGATCCAGCGCGACCCGTTCGCCGCGCGGCCCGAGTTCGACGAACGCGCGCTGGTGCATGCGCCTGACGAGCGCCTGTTCTTCGCCGGCAAGTGGCACGACGGCCTGCTGCCTAGCGACGCTGCGCCGGAGCAGGAAGCGGCGCAGCACGCGCGCTTTCTCGCGCGCGTCGAGCAGCTCAAGAGCGCGCGTGGCAGCGACGGCCGCAAGGCCTTTGCCATCCCGCTGGCGCTGGCCTCGCAAGACCCGGCCTGGACCCGGCTCGACCAGCAGAGCATGCGGCAGTGGATGCTGACCGAAGGCTTTACCGCGCCCACCCTGCACACCTATGTGGACTACTGCTGCCGCGACGATTACGGCGCGGGGCACGAGCTGATCTCGGCCTGGGCCGGCCTGTACTACTTCGCCAGCCGCGCGGGCCATGCAAGCGATGCGGCCGACGGCGCCGTGCTGACCTGGCCGGATGGATTGCACGCGCTGGTGACGCGGCTCTCGGCGCGCATCGATGCACACCGCGGCGTCAAACCTGGCGCCCAGCCCTGGCGCCGTCCCGGCATGGCGCTGCAAGTGCAGGAGCAGGGCCGTGGGGTGTCGGTGCTGTGCGCCTGGTGGCCGGATGGCGTTGGCGCCCGTCCCCCGCGCATCTACCGCATCCGCGCGCGCCGCGTGATCTGCGCCATGCCCCTGCATGTGGCCGCCCGCGTGGCGCCGCTGCGCGAATTCGGCTTCGACCCGGCGCGCCACCTGCCGCCCACCGCGTCCTGGCTGGTGTCCAGCTTCCGCCTGCAGGGCTTCCCGCCGGAAGCGCCGGGCGTGCCGCTGGCGTGGGACAACGTGGTGCATGGCGGACGCGGGCTGGGCTATGTGGTGAGTACCCATCAACTGATCCGGCAGGCAAAGCCAGCAGCCACGGTCTTTACCGCGTACTGTCCGCTGGACTTTGCGGCCAGCCCCGGCGCGGCGCCGCGCTCGCTCGCCGACACCCGCCGCTGGCTGGCCGAGGCCAGCGCCGCCGAGCTGATGGACTATGCCACCACCGATCTGCGCACGGTCTACGGGCGCGCCTTCTGGCGCCACGCGGACGCGGTGGAAATCACGGTGCGCGGGCACGCCATGGCCTCGCCGCGCACGGGCTTTCTGGGCAATGCCGGTGCCGCGGCCCTGCGCGCGGCCGATGGCCGCATCCTGTTTGCCCATGCGGACCTGTCCGGCGTGTCGGTGTTCGAGGAAGCGGCCTGGTGGGGTACGCGCGCCGCGCGGAATATCCTGGGTTGA